In the Natronobacterium texcoconense genome, one interval contains:
- a CDS encoding DUF6498-containing protein: MFGRGVADEVPPAVRFVPILLANLVPLVGVLAYGWEPSTLIVIYALEVILALPLAAVKALFAGQPPRIEELETDEDESDSSVISVGNTDLARKRGSVELVSWLPPVYPRNLPFVGAVLFATVWVVLFVVGALAEIAVGEALTRPEVWLSVAGLMVGQGLETWHDYLRDGRYETASPYAVIETPARQGFFLMAVLLFVAEAGGIAVLATFVAVKLLVDWSAFRATHGGGGRFTGWLSGPENAGELPNPPQLPDGDPDARCRTHTRTVLLTGLLSTLVKPAPFYTGMVLLAWFVTLAVLGSSGEYTIVLTAVVTLGALAALVAFLASKTAEHVLEYAPLEYRRYDDRLVAYDTWVEEPQWSVPIHEIRDVSLVYDRFPDRVFDTRTLEAQMGWGDDETTRELGPVVDVESFVGSFDLPVRTAELTLEPIDRRLAGLAVTPIGVVFAGAGAFAAGPWPLVVALPYVVFGLPFLALVLQLLWRQAYPDPE; this comes from the coding sequence ATGTTCGGACGCGGTGTCGCCGACGAAGTTCCGCCGGCCGTTCGATTCGTGCCGATCCTCCTCGCCAATCTGGTGCCGCTCGTCGGCGTCCTCGCGTACGGTTGGGAGCCGTCGACGCTGATCGTCATCTACGCCCTCGAGGTGATACTCGCGCTCCCGCTGGCGGCGGTGAAGGCGCTGTTCGCCGGACAGCCACCGCGAATCGAGGAGCTAGAGACAGACGAGGACGAGAGCGACTCGAGCGTGATCAGCGTCGGGAACACCGATCTCGCACGAAAGCGCGGGAGCGTCGAACTGGTTTCGTGGCTTCCGCCGGTCTATCCGCGGAACCTGCCGTTCGTCGGTGCAGTGCTCTTCGCGACCGTATGGGTCGTCCTCTTCGTCGTGGGTGCCCTGGCAGAGATCGCCGTCGGCGAGGCGCTCACACGACCGGAGGTCTGGCTTAGCGTCGCCGGACTGATGGTCGGACAGGGTCTCGAGACGTGGCACGACTACCTCCGTGATGGTCGGTACGAGACGGCGTCGCCGTACGCCGTCATCGAGACGCCAGCGCGTCAGGGGTTTTTCCTGATGGCCGTCTTGCTCTTCGTCGCGGAAGCCGGCGGGATTGCCGTGCTCGCGACGTTCGTCGCCGTCAAACTGCTCGTCGACTGGTCAGCGTTTCGCGCGACCCACGGCGGTGGCGGACGGTTCACGGGATGGCTCTCCGGACCCGAGAACGCGGGCGAACTTCCCAACCCACCACAGCTACCCGATGGCGATCCGGACGCTCGATGCAGGACGCATACGCGCACGGTACTGCTCACTGGACTTCTCAGCACGCTGGTGAAACCAGCCCCATTCTACACCGGCATGGTCCTTCTCGCGTGGTTCGTCACCCTCGCCGTCCTCGGCAGCAGTGGCGAGTACACCATCGTGCTTACGGCCGTCGTCACTCTCGGAGCGCTCGCGGCACTCGTCGCGTTTCTGGCGAGCAAGACCGCCGAACACGTCCTCGAGTACGCCCCGCTCGAGTACCGCCGGTACGACGACCGTCTCGTCGCGTACGACACGTGGGTCGAGGAACCGCAGTGGAGCGTTCCGATCCACGAGATCCGTGACGTCAGCCTCGTCTACGACCGGTTTCCGGATCGCGTATTCGACACCCGGACGCTCGAGGCACAGATGGGATGGGGTGACGACGAGACGACGCGAGAACTCGGCCCCGTCGTCGACGTCGAGTCGTTCGTCGGGTCGTTCGACTTGCCGGTTCGAACGGCCGAGTTGACGCTAGAGCCGATCGACCGCCGACTCGCTGGGCTCGCCGTCACCCCCATCGGTGTCGTCTTCGCTGGAGCCGGCGCGTTCGCGGCTGGTCCGTGGCCGCTGGTGGTCGCGTTACCGTACGTCGTGTTCGGCCTCCCCTTCCTCGCGCTCGTCCTGCAGTTGCTCTGGCGGCAGGCGTATCCGGATCCCGAATAA
- a CDS encoding CobW family GTP-binding protein has protein sequence MSVPVTVLCGELGAGKTTLLSGLLESADRDIAVLVNDVGAVNVDADLVEARTDLATGEEVVALENGCICCSLGGELSRAVVQLWKEHEFDHLVVEASGVGEPEPIARQFVRGPAGGPYDLEAVVTVVDARRFHDRFADVDLDEDEVPAVRGESEDDGTRPLADLVVEQVEFCDLLVVNKCDLVDADERERVVALLEALQPRADVVTAEYGGIDPDELLGVERFDLEAASESAGWKQAIEADHADEGDGDHDYGHEHSGDGHDHAHPPERYGIGVDGYHRRRPFHPERFAALLADLPDGLVRAKGLCWIAGREDQAITMSYAGTETSLEVTGRWIASFSEERQETYRQGQPHLEWDEEWGDRETRLAVIGRDLEFDDLEDRLDDCLLTDAEMDDDWQEYDNPAPTAMGETTVISDQDPV, from the coding sequence ATGTCCGTCCCGGTCACCGTCCTCTGTGGAGAACTCGGCGCAGGAAAGACGACGCTGCTGTCGGGACTACTCGAGTCCGCAGACCGCGATATCGCCGTCCTGGTCAACGACGTCGGCGCTGTAAACGTGGACGCCGACCTCGTAGAAGCCCGTACAGACCTCGCCACCGGCGAGGAGGTCGTCGCGCTCGAGAACGGCTGTATCTGCTGTAGTCTCGGCGGCGAACTGTCGCGAGCGGTGGTTCAACTGTGGAAGGAACACGAGTTCGACCACCTCGTCGTCGAAGCGTCGGGAGTAGGCGAACCCGAACCGATCGCGCGGCAGTTCGTCCGTGGTCCCGCTGGTGGGCCATACGATCTCGAGGCCGTCGTCACGGTCGTCGACGCTCGCCGGTTCCACGACCGGTTCGCCGACGTCGACCTCGACGAGGACGAGGTGCCTGCCGTTCGAGGCGAAAGCGAGGACGACGGGACGCGCCCGCTCGCGGACCTCGTCGTAGAGCAGGTCGAATTCTGTGATCTGCTGGTCGTCAACAAATGCGACCTCGTCGACGCCGACGAACGCGAGCGAGTCGTCGCCTTGCTCGAGGCGCTCCAGCCCCGCGCGGACGTCGTGACGGCGGAGTACGGCGGGATCGATCCCGACGAACTGCTCGGCGTCGAGCGGTTCGACCTCGAGGCCGCGAGCGAATCGGCGGGCTGGAAGCAGGCGATCGAAGCCGACCACGCGGACGAGGGCGACGGCGACCACGATTACGGTCACGAGCACAGCGGAGACGGCCACGACCACGCACATCCACCCGAACGCTACGGGATCGGCGTCGACGGCTACCACCGTCGGCGGCCGTTCCACCCCGAACGTTTCGCGGCCCTCCTCGCCGACCTGCCCGACGGCCTCGTGCGTGCGAAAGGACTGTGCTGGATCGCCGGCCGCGAGGATCAGGCCATCACGATGAGCTACGCCGGAACGGAGACGAGCCTCGAGGTGACCGGCCGCTGGATCGCCAGTTTCTCCGAAGAACGCCAGGAGACGTACCGGCAGGGCCAGCCTCACCTCGAGTGGGACGAAGAGTGGGGCGACCGCGAGACGCGACTGGCGGTGATCGGGCGCGACCTCGAGTTCGACGACCTCGAGGACCGGCTGGACGACTGCCTGCTGACCGACGCCGAGATGGACGACGACTGGCAGGAGTACGACAATCCTGCGCCGACGGCGATGGGTGAGACAACCGTTATCTCCGACCAGGACCCGGTCTAA
- a CDS encoding GTP-binding protein: MTDDRIPVTVLSGSLGAGKTTVLNHVLTADHGLEVAVVVNDMGEVNVDAEHVAQQSDLGSEEEIIEMSNGCICCRLRGDMLEEVGRLADRREFDYLLVESSGISEPVPVAQTFALGFEDAEFDPTDTYRLDTMVTVVNAHSFWESFDSGSALTGDELEDHSGRVPEEVLLDQIEFCDVLLLNKCDLVPDDDLEEIEAVLERLQPRAQIVRTEFGDVDPDGILGTGRFDFQRAQNSAGWKHELQHDHHHDPQEEHGVTSFVYQRDRPFHPERIAALLSDLPDEIIRAKGFFWSAGREDVAMGVDKAGTSVRAGPAGTWLANLPKAEREQYFAARPDLKDDWDEKWGDRMTRLVFIAREFDEDGLIDRLDDCLLTDAEMEADWNDYPDPFEPEERRELALADQ; this comes from the coding sequence ATGACTGACGACCGTATCCCCGTCACCGTTCTGAGTGGAAGTCTCGGCGCAGGAAAGACCACCGTCCTCAACCACGTCCTGACTGCAGACCACGGCCTCGAGGTCGCCGTCGTGGTCAACGACATGGGCGAGGTAAACGTCGACGCCGAACACGTCGCCCAGCAGTCCGACCTGGGTAGCGAGGAAGAGATCATCGAGATGTCCAACGGCTGCATCTGCTGTCGGCTGCGAGGCGACATGCTCGAGGAGGTCGGCCGACTCGCCGACCGCCGGGAGTTCGACTACCTGCTGGTCGAGTCCTCGGGGATCTCCGAACCGGTCCCCGTCGCCCAGACGTTCGCACTCGGGTTCGAGGACGCGGAGTTCGATCCGACCGACACCTACCGGCTGGACACGATGGTGACGGTCGTCAACGCCCACAGCTTCTGGGAGTCGTTCGACTCCGGTTCGGCGCTGACCGGCGACGAACTCGAGGATCACTCGGGACGCGTTCCGGAGGAAGTCCTGCTCGATCAGATCGAGTTCTGTGACGTCCTCCTGTTGAACAAGTGTGACCTCGTTCCAGACGACGATCTGGAAGAGATCGAGGCCGTTCTCGAGCGACTCCAGCCGCGTGCGCAGATCGTCCGGACGGAGTTCGGTGACGTCGACCCCGACGGAATTCTCGGGACCGGACGCTTTGACTTTCAGCGCGCCCAGAACTCCGCGGGCTGGAAGCACGAACTCCAGCACGACCACCACCACGACCCACAGGAAGAACACGGCGTCACCTCCTTCGTCTACCAGCGCGACCGGCCGTTCCACCCCGAGCGGATCGCCGCGCTGCTGTCTGATCTCCCCGACGAGATCATCCGGGCGAAGGGCTTCTTCTGGAGTGCGGGTCGGGAAGACGTCGCGATGGGCGTCGACAAGGCTGGAACGTCCGTGCGTGCGGGACCGGCCGGAACGTGGCTGGCGAACCTGCCGAAAGCGGAACGCGAGCAGTACTTCGCCGCCCGACCGGACCTGAAAGACGACTGGGACGAGAAGTGGGGCGACCGCATGACCCGACTCGTCTTCATTGCCCGCGAGTTCGACGAGGACGGCCTGATAGATCGGCTGGACGACTGTCTCCTGACCGACGCCGAGATGGAAGCGGACTGGAACGACTACCCCGATCCGTTCGAACCGGAAGAACGACGTGAACTCGCGCTCGCGGACCAGTAA
- a CDS encoding CopG family ribbon-helix-helix protein has protein sequence MPVVSVSMPEELIERLDSFADEHGYTGRSEVVRESARGLLGEFDDNGLEDRRLAGIVSVLYDFGNRSIERRVTELRHDYEHAIVANDHSHVADYCLDLFVLESDLEEISGFISSCRAIEGVDTVDYSFVPLDAPETLEEV, from the coding sequence ATGCCCGTAGTCAGCGTGTCGATGCCCGAGGAGTTGATCGAACGGCTGGACTCGTTCGCCGACGAGCACGGATACACCGGCCGAAGCGAAGTCGTCCGCGAGAGTGCTCGAGGCCTCCTCGGCGAGTTCGACGACAACGGTCTCGAGGACCGGCGTCTCGCGGGCATCGTCAGCGTGCTCTACGACTTCGGAAACCGGTCGATCGAGCGTCGCGTCACGGAACTGCGCCACGACTACGAACACGCCATCGTTGCGAACGACCACAGCCACGTCGCGGACTACTGTCTGGACCTGTTCGTGCTCGAGAGCGACCTCGAGGAAATCTCCGGGTTCATCTCCAGCTGTCGCGCGATCGAAGGTGTCGACACCGTCGACTACTCGTTCGTGCCGCTGGATGCCCCGGAGACGCTCGAGGAGGTCTGA
- a CDS encoding glycosyltransferase: MSVNVLVLTTYDESPFLNQQISALESRGLSVDTLTVSGHVSAEESRSVLDYLRFFPQVRREVRQGDYDLVHAHYGLTAPMALAQREVPVVLTLWGTDLEGPGGPVSRFCAPRCEEVVVMTEDMRRELGSDCTVLPFGIDLDLFRPEPTDAAKERVNWDPDEHHVLFPYPPERTVKNHPRAKQIVDAVDDRVDRPVNLQVVHGVDHERVPTYMNAADALLLTSEHEGSPTSVKEALACNLPVVATDVGDVRERLEGVDPSTVATSDAELVRGLEEGLERGERSNGRQAAREVSQREVVDRLLSIYGRAIDGRLTVEREPEATA, from the coding sequence ATGAGCGTGAACGTCCTCGTGTTGACGACCTACGACGAGTCACCGTTTCTGAACCAGCAGATCAGCGCCCTCGAATCCCGCGGGCTCTCCGTCGACACTCTCACCGTCTCCGGCCACGTCTCCGCGGAGGAATCGCGGAGCGTCCTGGACTACCTCCGATTCTTCCCCCAGGTGAGACGGGAAGTGCGACAGGGCGACTACGACCTCGTGCACGCCCATTACGGGCTGACCGCGCCGATGGCACTCGCACAGCGAGAGGTGCCGGTCGTGCTCACGCTGTGGGGAACCGACCTCGAGGGGCCTGGCGGACCGGTCAGCCGGTTCTGTGCGCCCCGCTGTGAGGAAGTCGTCGTCATGACGGAGGACATGCGCCGGGAACTGGGCAGTGACTGTACGGTCCTGCCGTTCGGGATCGACCTGGATCTCTTTCGACCGGAACCGACGGACGCGGCGAAGGAACGAGTCAACTGGGATCCGGACGAACACCACGTCCTCTTCCCGTACCCACCCGAGCGAACGGTCAAGAACCATCCGCGGGCAAAGCAGATCGTCGACGCCGTCGACGACCGGGTCGACCGCCCCGTCAATCTTCAGGTCGTCCACGGGGTCGATCACGAGCGCGTTCCGACCTACATGAACGCCGCGGACGCACTCCTGCTCACCTCCGAACACGAGGGATCGCCGACCTCCGTCAAGGAGGCACTCGCCTGTAACCTCCCGGTCGTCGCCACCGACGTCGGCGACGTCCGCGAACGACTCGAGGGCGTCGACCCCTCCACGGTCGCGACGAGCGACGCCGAACTCGTTCGTGGACTCGAGGAGGGACTCGAACGGGGCGAGCGATCGAACGGCCGGCAGGCAGCCAGAGAGGTGAGCCAGCGGGAGGTCGTGGATCGATTGCTATCGATCTACGGTCGAGCGATCGACGGTCGGCTGACGGTCGAGCGGGAACCGGAAGCGACGGCGTGA
- a CDS encoding SDR family NAD(P)-dependent oxidoreductase gives MSTTLAGRNVLVTGGCGSIGAEVVSELVDDDPDLIRIVDNSEQGLASFRGSFGDVEPTIDCVLANIRDKDQLAVAMRDVDVVFHVAAMKHVPMVEDNPYGAVQTNVTGTRNVVEAAAEAGVDRLLGVSTDKAANPTSTMGSTKLIAERIISSFDKHRPPEDLTLGSVRFGNVVGTKGSVVPLFYDQLRSGGPLTVTDPSMTRFVMRPREAARFAIDSCLEMDGGEVFVKKMPALTVGDLAEAMRDHYAPQFGYDPDETEIDLIGPKPGERYHEKLVARDEIRYADEREDRYVLYPQAENPDVSNDLEDEYTSASTRQMSHDEIVEMVRGTIDDVETDDRETVAPDGGTDVHRNDE, from the coding sequence ATGTCGACAACGCTTGCGGGGCGGAACGTACTCGTTACCGGCGGCTGTGGCTCGATCGGAGCCGAAGTCGTCTCGGAACTGGTCGACGACGATCCCGACCTGATCCGTATCGTGGACAACAGCGAGCAGGGACTGGCGTCGTTCAGAGGATCGTTCGGCGACGTCGAGCCGACGATCGACTGCGTTCTCGCGAACATCCGGGACAAAGACCAGCTCGCGGTCGCGATGCGCGACGTCGACGTCGTCTTCCACGTCGCGGCGATGAAACACGTCCCGATGGTCGAGGACAACCCCTACGGGGCCGTCCAGACCAACGTCACCGGGACCAGAAACGTCGTCGAGGCGGCGGCCGAGGCCGGCGTCGATCGACTGCTCGGGGTCAGCACGGACAAGGCGGCGAACCCGACCTCGACGATGGGCTCGACGAAACTCATCGCCGAGCGAATCATCTCCTCGTTCGACAAACACCGGCCGCCCGAGGACCTCACGCTCGGCTCCGTCCGCTTTGGCAACGTCGTCGGAACGAAGGGGTCGGTCGTCCCCCTGTTCTACGATCAGCTCCGCTCCGGCGGCCCACTAACGGTGACCGATCCGTCGATGACCCGGTTCGTCATGCGACCGCGAGAGGCCGCCCGGTTCGCGATCGACTCCTGTCTCGAGATGGACGGCGGCGAGGTGTTCGTCAAGAAGATGCCCGCGCTGACCGTCGGCGACCTCGCGGAAGCGATGCGCGACCACTACGCGCCCCAGTTCGGCTACGATCCCGACGAGACCGAGATCGACCTGATCGGCCCGAAACCGGGCGAACGGTACCACGAGAAACTGGTCGCCAGAGACGAGATCCGGTACGCCGACGAGCGAGAGGACCGGTACGTCCTCTATCCGCAGGCGGAGAATCCCGACGTCTCGAACGACCTCGAGGACGAGTACACCTCCGCCAGCACGCGACAGATGTCCCACGACGAGATCGTCGAGATGGTTCGGGGGACGATCGACGACGTCGAGACGGACGACAGGGAAACGGT